A genomic segment from Aegilops tauschii subsp. strangulata cultivar AL8/78 chromosome 1, Aet v6.0, whole genome shotgun sequence encodes:
- the LOC141039160 gene encoding uncharacterized protein, whose protein sequence is MSWPSSPGSSMTHSSNPFAGPEPSAAAIRDLNIEARVPIRLDSSSTSYYAWKTYFNLVLHGSKDIFHTVVAEDDDAYTVWGKINTLFTDNKLQRLVFLQQEFFGCHQDNSTIDEYCTRLKMLADELRDIGAKVSDDLMLSTLTAGLNEDFGNAASNLTLLPQPTFQRVIVYLKLEERRMTKLTSTPTSPPVPPTAALLLRPPPVHPRPPATTRCRPRPPRLPSSRKVAGAGVTGGVAEAAASSSRSSSRRQVQGAPRFPQPPLPWAAGYNPWTGVVHAYHMPVPRAPAPGLLGPRPAGHQAFVGTTYQPYGAPLAPPPLGGYSAPAQAPPYGGQLPPPTPAPWDPALLAALQSAPSPSNYGGGGDWYMDSGATAHMTAHPGCPYPDGASPM, encoded by the exons ATGTCGTGGCCCTCCTCTCCCGGCTCCTCCATGACTCACTCGTCGAACCCCTTCGCTGGCCCCGAGCCCTCAGCCGCCGCCATCCGTGACCTCAATATTGAGGCCCGAGTCCCTATCCGTCTCGACAGCTCCAGCACGTCGTACTACGCGTGGAAGACCTACTTCAACCTCGTCTTAC ACGGCTCGAAGGACATCTTCCACACGGtcgtcgccgaggacgacgacGCCTACACCGTGTGGGGCAAGATCAACACGCTCTTCACCGACAACAAACTTCAGCGCCTTGTTTTCTTGCAGCAGGAGTTCTTCGGCTGTCACCAGGACAACTCCACCATCGACGAGTACTGCACGAGGCTCAAGATGCTCGCCGACGAGCTTCGCGACATCGGCGCCAAGGTCTCTGACGACCTCATGCTGAGCACCCTCACCGCCGGTCTTAATGAGGACTTCGGCAACGCGGCGTCCAACCTCACCCTGCTGCCGCAACCCACTTTCCAGCGCGTTATCGTGTACCTCAAACTTGAGGAGCGCCGGATGACGAAGCTGACCAGCACACCGACCTCGCCGCCGGTACCACCCACGGCGGCCCtgctcctccggccgccccccgTCCACCCGCGCCCGCCGGCTACTACCCGCTGCCGCCCGCGCCCCCCGCGCCTCCCCAGCAGCCGCAAGGTGGCGGGGGCCGGCGTAACCGGCGGGGTGGCGGAGGCCGCCGCCAGCAGCAGCCGCAGCAGCAGCAGGCGCCAGGTGCAGGGGGCGCCCCGCTTCCCGCAGCCGCCTCTGCCGTGGGCCGCCGGGTATAACCCATGGACGGGCGTCGTCCACGCCTATCATATGCCCGTCCCGCGGGCTCCTGCACCGGGTCTCCTTGGCCCCCGTCCCGCGGGCCACCAGGCGTTCGTCGGCACCACCTACCAGCCCTACGGTGCCCCGCTCGCGCCGCCACCCCTCGGTGGCTACAGCGCGCCCGCCCAGGCGCCGCCCTATGGAGGCCAGCTGCCACCGCCGACACCTGCACCGTGGGACCCTGCCCTCCTGGCCGCCCTACAATCGGCGCCGTCGCCGAGCAACTATGGCGGTGGAGGCgactggtacatggactcggGTGCTACTGCGCACATGACAGCTCATCCCG GATGCCCGTACCCGGATGGTGCTTCACCGATGTGA